One region of Tumebacillus amylolyticus genomic DNA includes:
- a CDS encoding OmpL47-type beta-barrel domain-containing protein: MGKRFCSKLALFASLLLVFQLVFPMLNAFAATDPEGTPPLGGQTDVVTTPEPDPATSTVDNTTPATEPTPAGPAPATTTTTPQITTLSSGMLPPSNLAFQLTTPDTVKLTWSSVFGATGYNVYGIIDGQLQVLATTTATSYTFPALKEGEYQYVMTTLGAEGESGPCAPVSVTVTYPKMAAPDSLTYKLVNGNDIALTWTASQYATSYNLYQVNADGTNTLVTTVSGKTTYTFTNAAAGSYTYAVSAVNTLYGESPVSATTKIDLGEQSQAAPGNFTSKVQNGNDIVLSWSASQYATAYNVYQVIGGQKVLQKTQTATTLTLTNMPAGDYVYVVTAYSDRFGESADSTQASFTLVPPVMTAPENFKFTLANINDINLSWTAVSSATGYKIYQVTDGQKTLVKTVTGTSTSFTNQASGDYTYEIHSYSDRFGESTAGSLVSLTVATPTMTAPSDFTYKINNGNDIALSWTAASNANSYKIYLVNGDQKVLKATTSAVAYTFTNAAAGTYTYEIHSVSTRYGESAEGSQVNLELILPLMAAPQEVVQAITSATGFTLNWDAVPYANSYKVYQVTNGTKVLKSTVTGTSVAYSNMTPGDYTYEVHSFSSRFGESADGATLTFTLNGQTMPAPTNLTYTLANGNDITLKWTAAQYATSYKVYQVVDGQNVLVKTQTATTLTLTNQPGGDYHFLVTAVSTTLGESPEGAETTFTLALPTLASPANLTSKIQNGNDIVLTWAAAQYANSYKIYEVVNGEEVLLKTSTSLTTTISKVASGDHIYSVHTVSTRFGESATGSQITVSLDSTTMQPPTGLTQTTANGNDITLKWTAATYATAYNIYLIQDGQPVLQKTVTGTSYTFTNLPGGDYIYEVHSYSDRFGESMEGSQVAFNLTFPTMQAPANFTQSYVNGNDVVLRWNASTYATSYNVYQVSGGTKTLAKTLTGVTVTFANQPEGDYTYEVHSVSTRFGESPEGSTVDFKLVFPTMQAPGTLTNTITNGNDITLRWGTATYATAYKVYQVLNGEEVLQKTQTGSSLVLTNMPAGDYSYAVHSYSDRFGESPVASTVNFKLVWPVVAPPTLTASVVNANNVTLTWPSVQWANEYRVYQVNKDGSKTLLNKGTTLSYQIFNLAQDTFSYEVTAFSTRFGESQASNRQTVTIVYPVMQAPVVTAKVLSTSSATLSWGFITYANGYNIYELVNGQPVLVKQNLNALSYTLTNLPYANHQYYVTSYSNSFGESVPSNTVLAKLINDTVAPVTTANAPTNWTNQTPVVVTLSATDNDTGVAKTYVSLNDAAFAEGTSVTVNQEGTNKVSFYSVDKVNNIETTKTVFVKIDKTAPVTSATAPTGWSKDGATVTLTATDAGSGVAKTFYSINGGAYAEGTTVTVNQEGTSNVSYYSIDNTGNAEQAKTVTVKLDQTAPTTTATAPTDWSKDDVTVALTATDAQSGVAKTYYSVNGSDFVEGSSITLTQEGVNAVSFYSVDNAGNKETAHSFEVKLDKTAPITTATAPTDWSKDDVTVALTATDAQSGVAKTYYSVNGSDFVEGSSITLTQEGVNAVSFYSVDNAGNKETAHSFEVKLDRTAPTTTATAPTDWSKDDVTVAL, from the coding sequence ATGGGAAAACGCTTTTGCAGCAAACTCGCTTTGTTTGCCTCGCTGCTGCTTGTGTTCCAGCTCGTGTTTCCTATGCTAAACGCATTCGCAGCGACAGACCCGGAGGGAACACCTCCCCTCGGAGGACAGACTGACGTTGTGACGACGCCCGAGCCTGATCCGGCAACGTCCACCGTCGACAACACCACTCCCGCTACTGAACCCACTCCTGCAGGACCGGCTCCTGCAACCACCACAACGACTCCGCAGATCACAACCCTGTCCAGTGGCATGCTGCCACCCAGCAATCTTGCCTTTCAACTGACAACTCCCGACACTGTAAAACTGACATGGAGCTCCGTTTTCGGAGCCACCGGGTACAACGTATACGGCATCATCGACGGCCAACTGCAAGTCTTGGCGACGACGACCGCTACTTCGTACACGTTCCCGGCGCTTAAGGAAGGCGAGTACCAGTACGTCATGACGACGCTTGGTGCAGAGGGCGAATCCGGCCCGTGCGCCCCGGTGTCTGTGACCGTCACCTATCCGAAGATGGCGGCACCGGACTCCCTGACCTACAAACTGGTCAACGGAAACGACATCGCACTGACTTGGACGGCTTCGCAGTACGCAACTTCGTACAACCTCTACCAAGTCAACGCGGACGGTACCAACACGTTGGTCACGACCGTCTCCGGCAAGACCACGTACACGTTCACAAATGCAGCAGCAGGTTCTTACACCTATGCAGTCTCGGCTGTGAACACGCTGTACGGCGAATCTCCGGTTTCGGCGACGACCAAGATCGACTTGGGCGAACAGTCGCAAGCGGCACCGGGCAACTTCACCTCCAAAGTGCAGAACGGCAACGACATCGTCCTCTCTTGGAGCGCTTCGCAATACGCGACGGCCTACAACGTCTACCAAGTGATTGGCGGCCAAAAAGTGTTGCAGAAGACGCAAACCGCAACAACGCTTACGCTGACCAACATGCCGGCGGGCGACTACGTGTACGTCGTGACGGCGTACAGCGACCGCTTCGGCGAATCGGCAGACTCCACGCAAGCAAGCTTCACGCTGGTTCCGCCGGTGATGACCGCCCCGGAGAACTTCAAGTTCACGCTGGCGAACATCAACGACATCAACCTGAGCTGGACCGCAGTTTCCAGTGCAACCGGCTACAAGATCTACCAAGTGACCGACGGTCAAAAAACCTTGGTCAAAACCGTCACTGGGACGAGCACTTCGTTTACGAATCAAGCTTCCGGCGACTACACCTATGAAATTCACTCCTACAGCGACCGCTTCGGCGAATCGACCGCGGGCAGCCTCGTCTCCTTGACGGTGGCGACTCCGACGATGACCGCTCCGAGCGACTTCACGTACAAGATCAACAACGGCAACGACATCGCACTGAGCTGGACCGCAGCTTCGAACGCGAACTCCTACAAGATCTACCTCGTCAACGGCGACCAGAAAGTTTTGAAAGCGACGACGAGCGCAGTTGCGTACACGTTCACCAACGCAGCGGCGGGCACGTACACCTACGAGATTCATTCGGTCTCGACCCGCTACGGTGAATCGGCAGAAGGAAGCCAAGTGAACCTTGAGCTGATCCTGCCATTGATGGCAGCACCTCAGGAAGTGGTGCAAGCGATCACCTCTGCAACGGGCTTCACCCTGAACTGGGATGCAGTACCGTACGCAAACTCCTACAAAGTCTACCAAGTCACCAACGGAACGAAAGTTCTGAAGTCCACCGTGACGGGCACTTCCGTTGCCTACTCCAACATGACGCCGGGCGATTACACCTATGAAGTGCACTCATTCTCGAGCCGCTTCGGCGAATCGGCGGATGGCGCAACGCTTACGTTCACCCTGAACGGACAGACGATGCCCGCTCCGACCAACCTGACCTACACGCTTGCCAACGGCAACGACATCACCTTGAAGTGGACCGCCGCTCAATATGCGACGAGCTACAAGGTCTACCAAGTGGTTGACGGTCAAAACGTGTTGGTGAAAACCCAAACGGCCACGACTCTCACGCTGACCAACCAACCGGGTGGGGACTACCACTTCCTCGTAACGGCCGTTTCGACCACGTTGGGCGAATCGCCGGAGGGAGCAGAAACCACGTTCACCTTGGCTCTGCCGACGTTGGCAAGCCCGGCGAATCTCACGTCCAAGATCCAGAACGGCAACGACATCGTTCTGACCTGGGCGGCGGCACAATACGCAAACTCGTACAAAATCTACGAAGTGGTCAACGGCGAAGAAGTGCTGCTCAAGACCTCAACGTCGCTGACGACGACGATCTCCAAAGTCGCATCCGGCGATCACATCTATTCGGTACACACCGTCTCCACCCGCTTTGGCGAATCGGCGACAGGCAGCCAGATCACGGTGAGCCTCGACTCCACAACGATGCAACCGCCGACGGGTCTGACCCAGACGACGGCCAACGGCAATGACATCACTTTGAAATGGACGGCGGCTACCTACGCGACGGCCTACAACATCTACCTGATCCAAGACGGTCAACCTGTTTTGCAAAAAACGGTGACCGGCACCTCGTACACGTTCACCAACCTTCCGGGAGGCGACTACATCTACGAAGTGCATTCCTACAGCGATCGCTTCGGCGAATCGATGGAAGGCAGCCAAGTTGCTTTCAACTTGACGTTCCCGACGATGCAAGCTCCGGCGAACTTCACGCAAAGCTATGTCAACGGCAACGACGTTGTCCTGCGTTGGAACGCTTCGACGTACGCAACGAGCTACAACGTCTACCAAGTCTCCGGCGGCACGAAAACGCTCGCCAAGACGTTGACGGGCGTGACGGTCACCTTCGCCAACCAACCGGAGGGTGACTACACCTACGAAGTTCATTCCGTCTCCACCCGCTTCGGCGAATCTCCGGAAGGAAGCACCGTAGACTTCAAACTGGTGTTCCCGACCATGCAAGCGCCGGGCACCCTGACGAACACCATCACCAACGGCAACGACATCACCTTGAGATGGGGCACCGCGACCTATGCGACCGCCTACAAAGTCTACCAAGTTCTCAACGGTGAAGAAGTTCTGCAAAAAACGCAAACCGGCTCCTCCCTCGTTCTCACCAACATGCCGGCGGGTGACTACAGCTACGCAGTTCACTCCTACAGCGACCGCTTCGGCGAGTCTCCGGTAGCAAGCACGGTGAACTTCAAACTGGTATGGCCGGTCGTAGCACCGCCGACCTTGACCGCATCGGTTGTCAACGCGAACAACGTCACCCTCACCTGGCCGTCTGTGCAGTGGGCGAACGAATACCGCGTCTACCAAGTGAACAAGGACGGCAGCAAGACGCTGCTCAACAAAGGCACGACCTTGAGCTACCAGATCTTCAACTTGGCACAAGACACCTTCTCTTATGAAGTAACGGCGTTCAGCACACGCTTCGGCGAGTCGCAAGCATCGAACCGCCAAACGGTTACGATCGTCTACCCGGTTATGCAAGCTCCGGTTGTAACGGCGAAAGTGCTCAGCACTTCCTCGGCCACGCTCTCTTGGGGCTTCATCACCTACGCAAACGGCTACAACATCTACGAACTGGTGAACGGCCAACCGGTCCTCGTGAAGCAGAACCTCAATGCGCTCTCCTACACGCTGACCAACTTGCCGTACGCAAACCATCAATACTATGTCACCTCGTACTCCAACTCGTTTGGGGAGTCCGTTCCGTCGAACACCGTGCTCGCGAAACTGATCAACGACACGGTCGCACCGGTTACCACCGCAAATGCTCCGACCAACTGGACGAACCAAACTCCGGTCGTCGTCACGCTGTCGGCTACCGACAATGACACCGGCGTTGCAAAAACCTACGTGTCCCTGAACGATGCTGCCTTTGCAGAAGGCACTTCGGTCACCGTCAACCAAGAAGGCACCAACAAAGTCTCCTTCTACTCCGTTGACAAAGTCAACAACATCGAAACCACCAAAACGGTCTTCGTGAAAATTGACAAAACCGCTCCGGTCACCTCGGCGACCGCACCGACCGGCTGGTCCAAGGACGGCGCAACCGTCACCTTGACCGCAACGGATGCAGGCTCCGGCGTCGCGAAAACCTTCTACTCCATCAACGGTGGAGCGTATGCAGAAGGAACGACCGTCACCGTGAACCAAGAGGGCACCTCGAACGTCTCGTACTACTCGATTGACAACACGGGCAACGCAGAACAAGCGAAGACCGTCACCGTCAAACTCGACCAAACCGCACCGACCACCACCGCAACTGCTCCGACCGACTGGTCCAAGGACGACGTCACCGTTGCTCTCACAGCAACCGACGCACAATCCGGCGTTGCAAAAACCTACTACTCCGTCAACGGTTCCGACTTTGTAGAAGGTTCCAGCATCACCCTGACCCAAGAAGGCGTCAACGCAGTTTCCTTCTACTCCGTGGACAACGCGGGCAACAAAGAAACGGCGCACTCCTTCGAAGTCAAACTCGACAAAACCGCACCGATCACCACCGCAACCGCTCCGACCGACTGGTCCAAGGACGACGTCACCGTTGCTCTCACGGCAACCGACGCACAATCCGGCGTTGCAAAAACCTACTACTCCGTCAACGGTTCCGACTTTGTAGAAGGTTCCAGCATCACCCTGACCCAAGAGGGCGTCAACGCAGTTTCCTTCTATTCCGTGGACAACGCGGGCAACAAAGAAACGGCGCACTCCTTCGAAGTCAAACTCGACAGAACCGCACCGACCACCACCGCAACTGCTCCGACCGACTGGTCCAAGGATGACGTCACCGTTGCTCT
- a CDS encoding OmpL47-type beta-barrel domain-containing protein, producing VDNAGNKETAHSFEVKLDRTAPTTTATAPTDWSKDDVTVALTATDAQSGVAKTYYSVNGSDFVEGTSVALTQEGVNTITFYSVDVTGNTEKSQTLQVKLDKAAPTTTADAPTNWSNADVTVNFTATDAQSGVANTYYSVNGSDFAAGTSVTLSNEGTNVVSFYSVDNAGNAEKSQTVTVKLDKSAPTTTSDAATAWSNQDVTVHLTASDAQSGVAKTYYSINGGPSVEGTSFTLTKEGENTVTFYSVDQLGNAEKSQTITVKLDKTAPVTAASNVPTDWTQDDVTVNFTATDAASGVANTYYSINGAPYVAGNSVTVTQDGTITVSYYTVDTAGNQEAPKSLQVKIDHTPPTVTFNLNDEYAIGSFINLRNIVTFNDLQSNIVSKKVNIDGPFGIRTFEIHDNLFVLLPGEYKVTVTATDASGQSIHATKSFTAYIPVTVEVTPSVIKGNKGEFTVRTGLPSGFLTQGFDLNTITLNGVKALTSNNGYYQQAKNGQFKFERSNFDWSPGTQTLELRGYNNGFLIVGKTTVKVQK from the coding sequence GTGGACAACGCGGGCAACAAAGAAACGGCGCACTCCTTCGAAGTCAAACTCGACAGAACCGCACCGACCACCACCGCAACTGCTCCGACCGACTGGTCCAAGGATGACGTCACCGTTGCTCTCACGGCAACCGACGCACAATCCGGCGTTGCAAAAACCTACTACTCCGTCAACGGTTCCGACTTTGTAGAAGGAACCTCCGTCGCTCTGACCCAAGAAGGAGTGAACACCATCACCTTCTACTCCGTCGACGTGACGGGCAACACGGAGAAATCGCAAACCCTGCAAGTGAAACTCGACAAAGCAGCACCGACCACGACCGCCGACGCTCCGACCAACTGGTCGAACGCAGATGTCACGGTCAACTTCACCGCAACGGATGCTCAATCCGGCGTGGCGAACACCTACTACTCCGTCAACGGTTCTGATTTCGCAGCAGGCACCTCGGTCACCCTGAGCAACGAAGGCACGAACGTCGTTTCCTTCTACTCGGTTGACAACGCAGGCAACGCGGAGAAATCGCAAACCGTAACGGTCAAACTCGACAAGTCGGCACCGACCACCACGTCCGATGCAGCGACCGCCTGGTCGAACCAAGACGTCACGGTCCACCTGACCGCGTCTGACGCACAAAGCGGCGTTGCCAAAACGTACTACAGCATCAACGGAGGCCCGTCTGTCGAAGGAACTTCCTTCACGCTGACCAAGGAAGGCGAGAACACCGTCACCTTCTACTCCGTTGACCAACTGGGCAACGCAGAAAAGTCCCAAACCATCACCGTCAAGCTTGACAAAACGGCTCCGGTCACCGCGGCATCCAACGTCCCGACCGACTGGACCCAAGACGATGTGACCGTGAACTTCACCGCAACCGATGCAGCTTCCGGAGTGGCGAACACCTACTACTCCATCAACGGCGCACCGTATGTGGCAGGCAACTCCGTCACCGTCACCCAAGACGGCACGATCACGGTCAGCTACTACACCGTTGACACGGCCGGCAACCAAGAAGCTCCGAAGTCTCTGCAGGTCAAGATCGACCACACGCCGCCGACGGTTACGTTCAACCTCAACGACGAATACGCGATCGGTTCCTTCATCAACCTGCGCAACATCGTGACCTTCAACGACCTGCAGTCCAACATCGTCTCGAAGAAAGTCAATATCGACGGGCCGTTCGGCATCCGTACCTTCGAGATTCACGACAACCTGTTCGTTCTGCTCCCGGGCGAGTACAAAGTAACGGTCACGGCGACCGATGCATCCGGTCAATCGATCCATGCAACGAAGTCGTTCACCGCGTACATCCCGGTCACGGTCGAAGTAACGCCGAGCGTCATCAAAGGCAACAAAGGAGAGTTCACCGTCCGCACGGGGCTCCCGAGCGGATTCCTGACCCAAGGCTTTGACCTGAACACCATCACCCTCAACGGCGTGAAGGCGCTCACCAGCAACAACGGCTACTACCAACAAGCGAAAAACGGCCAGTTCAAGTTCGAGCGTTCGAACTTCGACTGGAGCCCGGGCACTCAAACCCTTGAGCTCCGCGGCTACAACAACGGGTTCCTCATCGTTGGGAAAACCACCGTCAAAGTTCAGAAGTAA
- a CDS encoding McrB family protein — protein MSDETQQNYSDSELKLFHRIDKALQRKGQVILYGPPGTGKTYMAKKFVDWKLSKTVIASAIFYLGDKEGHGGIFNENGIGKFNLLNNSRYNFEEKQLVFINEYNDDRILCVGIGEVDSLSLDKNRLTISHVLFLKNKVDISDVYTGKNINFGTVKYYSGKVSDENLQKIKNKLDKSEEWEAISLLQPLCICTFHPSYTYEDFIEGYKPKEMITESENVGVVSFHLESGILKRFVDNMKFSFPRYFIIDELNRGNVPKIFGELITIMEKDKRGEEVLLPYSKKGFFVPNNLNIIGTMNTSDRSIKMMDAALKRRFAFIEVMPDYSLFKTKIDELDLTPGQILQKLNVYLMEKGLGRDKQIGQAYFMQDGKQVTSVEEIRDIFDMDIIPLIQEYCYDDYNDLADIVGAGLVNATEEMINREPFDNVDLTLFINSIRTHFGDGS, from the coding sequence ATGAGCGACGAAACGCAACAAAACTACTCCGACTCCGAACTCAAACTCTTCCACCGCATCGACAAAGCCCTCCAAAGAAAAGGCCAAGTCATTCTCTACGGACCCCCGGGGACAGGGAAGACGTATATGGCAAAAAAGTTTGTCGATTGGAAATTGAGCAAGACAGTGATAGCTTCCGCAATATTTTACTTAGGAGATAAGGAGGGACATGGAGGTATATTTAATGAGAATGGAATAGGAAAATTCAACCTATTAAATAATTCTCGTTATAACTTCGAGGAAAAACAGCTAGTATTCATAAATGAGTACAATGACGATAGAATTTTATGCGTTGGAATAGGTGAAGTTGATAGTTTGTCACTCGACAAAAATAGATTAACCATATCGCATGTGTTATTTCTTAAAAATAAAGTTGATATCTCCGATGTATACACAGGTAAAAATATTAATTTCGGTACAGTGAAATACTATTCAGGAAAGGTGTCGGATGAGAATTTACAAAAAATCAAAAATAAATTGGATAAAAGTGAAGAATGGGAAGCGATTAGTTTGTTACAACCGTTATGCATATGTACATTTCATCCTTCTTATACTTACGAAGATTTTATCGAAGGGTATAAACCAAAAGAAATGATAACTGAAAGCGAGAACGTTGGTGTTGTTTCATTTCATCTTGAAAGTGGTATATTAAAACGTTTTGTTGATAATATGAAATTTTCGTTTCCTCGTTACTTCATCATTGACGAACTTAATCGTGGTAATGTCCCAAAGATTTTCGGAGAGCTAATAACAATTATGGAAAAGGATAAGCGTGGTGAGGAGGTTCTTCTTCCATATAGTAAAAAAGGGTTCTTCGTACCAAATAATCTTAATATTATCGGCACCATGAATACTTCAGACCGAAGTATCAAGATGATGGATGCTGCTCTTAAACGTCGGTTCGCGTTTATTGAAGTAATGCCTGACTACTCGTTGTTCAAAACAAAAATTGACGAGCTTGATCTAACCCCGGGTCAAATTCTACAAAAACTGAACGTATATTTAATGGAGAAGGGTCTTGGACGGGACAAGCAGATTGGCCAAGCATATTTTATGCAGGACGGAAAACAAGTTACCAGCGTGGAAGAAATCCGAGACATATTCGATATGGATATCATTCCTTTGATCCAAGAATATTGCTACGACGATTATAACGATTTAGCTGATATTGTAGGCGCGGGCTTGGTGAATGCGACAGAAGAAATGATCAACCGAGAGCCATTCGACAACGTTGACCTTACACTGTTCATTAATTCTATTCGCACTCACTTCGGGGACGGTTCATGA
- a CDS encoding McrC family protein has protein sequence MKKETVELKEYETSQVLPHKLLTDDDRLFLKELTRYKDKHRFYFEELKRGFQIRAQSWVGVIELSNLRIQITPKFDRGFSRLVEMLCFLDDIPHHNWRDTSGELDKSDFVELLARMFLQELKKVIQSGIVKEYVTLEDNLNQMRGRPDFLINMRMNYATPTRMYCHFDELITDIPENQVLRTALEVLQRLPIQSSTKKRVRRLLGEFEDFCESYLELGWPHFQYNRLNAHYETSHDLAYYIIHQTFLKDMYKARDQTYFSLLMDMNDLFERFSAKLLQTYLPKPTYRVKPDKSFSHAIRSGEDCYRSIKPDIIVQNRSDQTNLVLDVKYKNYGPNRINNDDIYQLSFYAHSFHRDTSKPCSVHLIYPKYADEQAPEENLSLLPGTPHALHLHTKPLSIETTLDLIKSKRTQDLTNLATSLISGH, from the coding sequence ATGAAAAAGGAAACTGTTGAATTGAAGGAGTATGAAACCTCACAGGTACTCCCACACAAATTGCTCACCGATGATGACCGTCTCTTTCTAAAGGAACTTACTCGTTACAAGGACAAGCACCGCTTTTACTTTGAAGAACTCAAGCGAGGGTTTCAGATAAGAGCTCAAAGCTGGGTAGGTGTGATCGAACTGTCAAACCTCCGAATCCAAATCACCCCGAAGTTCGACCGTGGCTTCTCTCGTTTGGTTGAAATGCTATGTTTTCTCGATGACATTCCACATCACAATTGGAGAGATACCTCTGGAGAATTGGATAAAAGTGATTTTGTCGAGCTGTTGGCCCGAATGTTTTTGCAGGAATTGAAAAAGGTGATACAGAGCGGGATCGTCAAAGAGTACGTCACCCTAGAAGATAACCTCAACCAAATGCGAGGGCGGCCTGACTTTCTCATAAACATGCGCATGAACTATGCAACGCCAACTCGAATGTACTGTCATTTTGATGAACTGATTACGGATATCCCTGAAAATCAAGTCCTTCGTACAGCTTTAGAAGTTTTACAGCGTCTTCCGATCCAAAGTTCCACAAAGAAAAGAGTTCGCCGCTTACTCGGTGAATTTGAGGACTTTTGCGAGAGCTATTTGGAACTGGGATGGCCACATTTTCAATACAATCGTTTGAACGCGCACTACGAAACTTCACATGATCTTGCCTACTACATCATTCACCAAACATTTCTCAAAGATATGTACAAGGCGAGAGACCAAACATACTTTTCACTCCTCATGGACATGAACGATCTGTTCGAACGTTTTTCAGCCAAACTGTTACAAACGTATCTTCCGAAGCCTACCTATCGAGTCAAACCCGACAAAAGTTTTAGTCATGCCATCCGCTCAGGGGAGGATTGCTATCGTTCAATCAAGCCAGATATCATCGTTCAAAACCGATCAGACCAGACAAATCTCGTACTAGACGTGAAATACAAAAACTACGGTCCTAACCGAATTAATAATGATGACATTTATCAACTCTCTTTCTACGCCCATTCCTTCCACCGCGATACGTCTAAGCCCTGTTCGGTTCACCTGATCTACCCAAAGTACGCCGACGAACAAGCACCTGAGGAGAATCTATCCCTTCTCCCAGGAACACCGCATGCCTTGCACTTGCACACCAAACCGCTCTCCATCGAAACCACCCTCGACCTCATAAAATCCAAACGGACACAGGATCTTACCAATCTTGCCACATCCCTTATTTCAGGTCATTAG
- a CDS encoding polysaccharide deacetylase family protein, producing MKPYIVLAAAVALVLTGVLTEQALPHTEKVSSQNTAQSKAPVQREVQKVSDLPEADPKPQHVISSVPPAPPTPQPIPGKVAYLTFDDGPSENTARILDTLNNEHIHGTFFVIGNSTPNGQDLLRRIVNDGNAIGNHTYSHNYTKIYKSLPAFLEDFNRNEAQIEQATGIHTTLMRFPGGTNNTVSIQAGGKGIMHKIAGEMTKEGYVYFDWNVSSGDASGNNIPAATLIDNVLTQSKGKDTVVILLHDALAKSTTCDALPAIIQGLRQQGFSFDKLNAQSPAYQFRS from the coding sequence ATGAAACCATATATCGTACTCGCTGCCGCCGTCGCCCTGGTCCTCACCGGAGTCCTCACAGAACAAGCGCTCCCCCACACGGAGAAAGTCTCTTCTCAGAATACCGCCCAGTCCAAAGCCCCGGTCCAGCGAGAAGTCCAGAAAGTGTCGGACCTTCCCGAAGCAGACCCGAAACCTCAGCACGTCATCTCATCTGTCCCACCTGCACCTCCCACACCACAACCGATCCCCGGCAAAGTCGCCTACTTGACTTTCGACGACGGTCCTTCAGAGAACACCGCCCGCATCCTCGACACGCTGAACAACGAACACATCCACGGCACTTTTTTCGTCATCGGCAACTCCACTCCAAACGGTCAAGACCTCTTGCGACGCATCGTGAACGACGGCAACGCCATCGGCAATCATACCTACTCGCACAACTACACCAAAATCTACAAAAGCCTCCCTGCTTTCCTCGAAGATTTCAACCGCAACGAAGCCCAAATCGAGCAAGCCACCGGCATCCACACCACCCTGATGCGCTTCCCCGGCGGCACCAACAACACCGTCTCCATCCAAGCCGGCGGCAAAGGCATCATGCACAAAATCGCCGGCGAGATGACCAAGGAAGGCTACGTCTACTTCGACTGGAACGTCTCCAGCGGCGATGCATCGGGCAACAACATCCCGGCTGCCACGCTGATCGACAACGTCCTCACCCAATCCAAGGGCAAAGACACCGTCGTCATCCTCCTGCACGACGCACTCGCCAAGAGCACGACCTGCGACGCACTGCCCGCCATCATCCAAGGACTTCGCCAACAAGGCTTCTCCTTTGACAAGCTCAACGCGCAATCGCCAGCGTACCAATTTCGGTCTTAA
- a CDS encoding GerAB/ArcD/ProY family transporter, which translates to MEKPSISTFHAVMLLVGSTGLLNHVLIIPMILQEVGRDAWISVLGTTGLALLWMPLLYVITKRTSQQHLMKWFQTSYGKWLANVLGVWVALYLLLVSVSTLKDMLTWTKVSYMTQTPTLALLVLFLALCFVNAMAGIQSVGAIGGILIPVVIVFGFFVMFGNMHQKNYHQLLPFLEHGWSPLLNGVLYAGAGFTELMYLVLMQHHVRKPIRFRTFLLVCLAFLGLTLGPLIGAIAEFGVFEAAGQRYPAYEEWRLLYIGRYVEHVDFLSIYQWLSGAFVRISLSMYLIPDVLRVKERKQRRWVMLGVSVCIGALVLWPISDMKFFDLLTRFGVPMLTLWLWVFSLVVGILVLVRRKQKGV; encoded by the coding sequence ATGGAGAAACCCTCGATTTCGACGTTTCATGCCGTAATGCTCTTGGTTGGATCGACCGGACTGTTGAACCATGTGCTCATCATCCCGATGATCTTGCAGGAAGTGGGGCGGGATGCGTGGATTTCCGTACTTGGTACCACCGGCCTTGCGTTGCTTTGGATGCCGTTGTTGTACGTGATCACGAAACGAACTTCCCAACAACATCTCATGAAGTGGTTTCAAACCTCGTACGGCAAATGGCTCGCCAATGTGTTGGGTGTGTGGGTGGCTCTGTATCTTCTGCTCGTGAGCGTGAGTACGTTGAAGGATATGTTGACGTGGACAAAGGTCTCCTATATGACACAGACCCCGACGCTTGCGTTGTTGGTGCTGTTTCTGGCGCTGTGTTTCGTCAATGCGATGGCGGGAATTCAATCGGTTGGTGCGATAGGAGGCATTTTGATTCCGGTTGTGATTGTGTTCGGATTTTTTGTCATGTTTGGCAACATGCATCAAAAAAACTATCACCAGTTGTTGCCGTTTCTTGAACATGGGTGGAGCCCGCTACTCAATGGCGTGCTTTACGCCGGGGCCGGTTTTACAGAATTGATGTATCTGGTGTTGATGCAGCATCACGTGCGCAAACCGATTCGATTCCGCACATTTCTGCTCGTTTGTCTCGCGTTCCTTGGCTTGACATTGGGGCCGTTGATTGGCGCGATTGCGGAGTTTGGAGTGTTTGAAGCGGCAGGGCAGCGGTATCCGGCCTATGAAGAGTGGCGCTTGCTGTACATCGGACGCTATGTGGAGCATGTTGACTTCCTCTCGATCTACCAATGGTTGAGCGGCGCCTTTGTGCGGATTTCCCTCTCGATGTACCTGATCCCCGACGTGCTTCGGGTCAAGGAACGGAAGCAACGGCGCTGGGTGATGCTGGGTGTGTCGGTGTGCATCGGGGCTTTGGTGCTGTGGCCGATCAGCGATATGAAGTTTTTTGACCTGTTGACGCGCTTTGGAGTTCCGATGTTGACGCTCTGGTTGTGGGTGTTCTCGTTGGTGGTCGGGATCTTGGTGTTGGTGCGTAGAAAGCAAAAGGGGGTGTGA